A single window of Anopheles moucheti chromosome 2, idAnoMoucSN_F20_07, whole genome shotgun sequence DNA harbors:
- the LOC128309501 gene encoding DNA polymerase zeta catalytic subunit isoform X1, translating into MVQHTNQMSIRIVSVDHYMSKPDPQFDACYSEFRGSEIKQVPVIRLFGSNTEGIHSCVHIHGVFPYFYIPYDGSVADKLVVDQKIYQLACALDKGINVSLGRSASQTKHIFKIVLVKGIPIYGYHRNSHHYFKIYMYNPHLLRNATQLLMNGTILSGTYQVHETHIPYILQFFIDYNLYGMSFLEVNSNGLRQRTNATETVNNIPPKMSTSEYEIDVLAADILNREPEDNNTGEFANPGIASIWKDEQTRRLLVGFEQPERMNLSQTSGSAHEIVTESDRFYRARLLSKLSKEHTPSSTADEQRKVLASAYPSEATEDETLLDASCIVNHTRPRGGHSNESLYDSQISYHFDSTVVDEEKIISMSQNPDMTLGEEDYSMLEILRELEELESNNIEGDCLLAPMTQLSGEKKRSIMQSSLNLSQANKRLNASMYGDLDTVCLMSDQANERTLHPDDASFDSDDEFLLDFSQKQSCVGNNELAETSTLLNDSDDDLLSGGFIPQLDGGDDSFKTISSKRNRSSKESISPNSSSAKKMRIDLTQPLSRKSSRSRVSFALSPEENDSERGKRMLQEFENSSPNTLKNFEIRIPKLGLVKKSILFSNRTRNSSKSTTVGELSIPMKSLQVCIPKLDTTAYDVSQSSAVTKMDSTPKDAEGKSAKLDDRYQLARTYDIVNNYDPLEGPSTPKSERVRRKIVTPAAKGQPKAKMLKFEEEQQIELILSERFKNIVRLSPKVLIKPLLLIAKPAVNSELSLDEYSSPRKILPEDGPPSGKSDVAECNGSGSSNQSASVAEGSAPSTEPELNSAVATDTACSSDDNTTPKQVETVESEGMDVEFSLPCNSDSGSETARKTGIEDASDKNVPTISIADDDSDDSLPINRVISLEDDVEEDVQMIAPSLLDDLPIADLLSNNSCNAIDVSDDVSETQTVTIASQLDGVGELMDESPSKDPPPEPENSTAADEEGVEDDANIESFCEKTMLCELDDINSDSDDSCPGLWNTTGTEMGEHVIISLAAAPPTRDDAQQAIDKFEIPAVVNTTPFYSDPADVTGKKEVGHTVLNIAGNSLNDEQEFTSTIAGLGSLKHLRYDNLQRTFGENIDDVLGPIGANGPNSERMKELLASEGCVVITPAVLPPDGTEAANWIDNRCRQRQTDVVASIDSDSPIKVKTAETIMAVEEKALANHLTPRIDSESSLNLSVLVANEGHTDLTTNGKSPTKPVEAKTDTLNSLNTPDHDTSSTKVPSPAKAANTLTSDLNGSSVERDAADEIASSQEVSTSDQSETIEQSNADLSTATPIGFKVDFENLQDAKSKCEYNYLTILSLEVHVNTRGELRPNPSTDPIAAIFYRIHNDVPSDHPKASSVCGIILNRAQTQSEGASAADDGGTMSYKYNQSAHVADVVVVSGEHELYEKFLLLISFWDPDIFTGYEIESVSWGYVIERGYALDMNLMKKLSRVPSAEKVHVSEEEQRELLEMHEYSAGLKIPGRILMDIWRLMRHEIALTSYTFENVAYHVLHRRVPNHSHRQLSRLWNKPYSRWIVLEYYLERVNGNFEILNQLDLIGRTAELAKLFGIQFYEVLSRGSQFRVESMMLRIAKPKNFVSVSPSIHQRAHMRAPEYLPLILEPNSRFYANPIIVLDFQSLYPSIIIAYNYCFSTCLGRIEHLGEDTSPFEFGASQLRVPPKMLQALLDKNLVTFSPCGIAFVKNRVREGVLPRMLSEILNTRLMVKKSMKLHKGNSILQRVLHSRQLGLKLIANVTYGYTAANFSGRMPCVEVGDSVVAKGRETLERAIKLVEGTERWGAKVVYGDTDSLFVLCPGRTKREAFKIGEEIAEAVTRENPPPVKLKLEKVYQPSILQTKKRYVGYMYESADQQEPVYEAKGIETVRRDGCPIVAKMLEKVLRILFETCDVSKVKQYTCRQFTKILEGRVNLQEFIFAKEFRGENGYKPGACVPALELTRKWKQTDPRREPRQGQRVPYVIISGPPLVPLIRLVRSPDEVLSNAGLKINANYYISKAIIPPLNRCLLLIGADVHQWYNELPRKTLMLHNTGGVPVADSKLLAIADQQAHKKVTISQYFSTTNCIVDCGKQTQHGVCKDCRQQPQRALVHVMNKVNKLERKLELTEKMCRSCCQRTFETGCISLDCPVVFSLNRRTVEFKQVQYYRDLIEQLF; encoded by the exons ATGGTACAGCATACAAATCAAATGTCGATCCGCATCGTTAGTGTGGATCATTACATGAGCAAACCGGACCCACAGTTCGACGCGTGCTATTCAGAATTCCGTGGTTCGGAAATCAAACAAGTGCCGGTCATACGACTGTTCGGCTCCAACACCGAAGGCATCCATAGCTGCGTCCACATCCATGGCGTCTTTCCATACTTTTACATCCCCTACGATGGATCGGTTGCGGACAAGCTCGTGGTGGACCAAAAAATTTATCAACTGGCTTGTGCTCTTGATAAAGGTATAAACGTTTCGCTGGGACGCTCAGCGTCCCAAACGAAGCACATCTTCAAGATAGTGCTGGTGAAAGGAAT TCCCATTTACGGCTATCATCGGAATTCGCATCACTATTTTAAGATCTACATGTACAATCCGCATTTGCTACGAAACGCCACTCAACTGTTGATGAACGGAACCATCCTTTCGGGAACATATCAAGTTCACGAAACGCACATACCCTACATCTTGCAGTTCTTCATCGACTATAACCTGTACGGGATGAGCTTTTTGGAAGTAAACTCGAACGGATTGCGACAGCGAACAAATGCCACTGAAACCGTCAACAACATCCCACCGAAGATGTCCACATCCGAGTACGAGATAGACGTGCTGGCAGCGGATATCCTGAATCGCGAACCAGAAGACAACAATACTGGTGAATTTGCTAACCCGGGCATTGCTTCTATCTGGAAGGATGAACAAACTCGACGGCTTTTGGTCGGTTTCGAGCAACCGGAACGCATGAATCTTTCACAGACCAGCGGCTCAGCGCATGAAATCGTAACCGAAAGCGATCGATTCTATCGAGCGAGACTGTTATCGAAACTGTCGAAAGAACACACTCCCAGCTCAACTGCGGACGAACAAAGAAAAGTACTCGCTTCAGCCTACCCATCAGAAGCAACTGAAGACGAAACGTTGCTCGACGCGTCCTGCATTGTCAATCATACACGACCCAGGGGGGGACACAGCAATGAGAGCTTGTACGATTCGCAAATCAGTTATCATTTCGATTCGACCGTGGTTGACGAAGAGAAGATTATATCCATGTCGCAGAATCCGGATATGACGCTCGGAGAGGAAGATTATAGTATGCTGGAAATCCTGcgagagcttgaagaactggaATCTAACAATATCGAGGGCGATTGTCTGTTGGCACCGATGACACAGCTGTCAGGCGAAAAGAAGCGCAGCATTATGCAGTCTAGTTTGAACTTGTCGCAAGCCAACAAACGGCTGAATGCTTCTATGTATGGAGATCTGGACACAGTTTGTCTCATGTCCGATCAAGCTAACGAGCGTACTCTACATCCGGACGATGCAAGCTTTGATTCGGATGATGAGTTTCTGCTTGATTTTTCGCAAAAGCAATCGTGTGTCGGAAACAACGAGCTGGCTGAAACGAGTACGCTCTTGAACGACAGTGACGATGACCTGCTGTCTGGTGGATTCATCCCACAGTTGGACGGAGGTGACGACAGCTTCAAAACCATTTCTTCAAAGCGTAACAGAAGCAGTAAGGAAAGCATATCCCCAAACAGCTCATCCGCCAAAAAGATGCGCATTGATTTAACGCAACCGTTATCCAGAAAATCATCGCGTAGTAGAGTATCGTTTGCCCTCTCCCCGGAGGAGAATGATAGCGAACGCGGGAAGCGTATGCTCCAAGAATTTGAAAATTCTTCTCCTAATACGCTGAAGAACTTTGAAATAAG GATTCCAAAATTGGGGTTGGTCAAGAAGTCGATCCTGTTCTCCAATCGAACCCGAAACTCATCGAAGTCTACAACGGTCGGCGAACTTTCGATACCGATGAAAAGTCTGCAAGTGTG CATACCGAAATTGGACACTACCGCTTACGACGTCAGCCAATCGTCTGCCGTTACGAAAATGGATTCAACACCGAAGGACGCCGAAGGTAAATCAGCAAAATTGGACGATCGATATCAACTTGCAAGAACTTACGATATCGTTAACAACTACGATCCGCTGGAAGGTCCGTCCACTCCGAAATCGGAGCGTGTGCGAAGAAAGATCGTAACCCCGGCCGCGAAAGGGCAGCCCAAGGCGAAGATGTTGAAGTTTGAAGAAGAGCAACAGATCGAGCTGATTCTTTCAGAAAGATTTAAAAACATTGTGCGCCTTTCTCCGAAAGTGCTGATCAAACCGTTACTCCTAATCGCGAAGCCGGCGGTTAACAGCGAGCTATCGTTGGATGAATATTCATCACCGCGCAAAATACTCCCCGAAGATGGTCCACCGAGTGGCAAAAGTGATGTTGCAGAATGTAATGGATCTGGATCTTCTAATCAATCAGCTTCAGTAGCCGAAGGTTCTGCACCTTCAACCGAACCTGAATTAAATAGTGCCGTTGCAACGGATACAGCGTGTAGTTCCGATGATAACACCACGCCAAAGCAAGTTGAAACGGTC GAAAGCGAGGGAATGGATGTGGAGTTTTCATTGCCATGTAATAGCGACTCGGGCAGTGAAACGGCACGCAAAACAGGAATTGAAGATGCGTCCGATAAAAACGTACCCACCATTAGTATCGCGGATGACGATAGCGACGATTCACTTCCAATCAACCGTGTAATTTCGCTTGAGGACGATGTAGAAGAAGATGTGCAAATGATTGCGCCTAGCCTGCTTGACGACCTTCCAATTGCAGATCTTTTAAGCAATAACAGTTGCAATGCGATTGATGTGTCGGACGATGTTAGTGAAACACAAACTGTCACCATTGCATCCCAACTGGATGGAGTGGGGGAATTGATGGACGAAAGTCCGAGCAAGGATCCACCTCCTGAACCGGAGAATAGTACCGCCGCCGATGAAGAAGGTGTCGAAGATGATGCAAATATTGAGAGTTTTTGTGAAAAAACGATGTTATGTGAGCTGGATGACATTAATTCGGATTCAGACGACAGCTGCCCCGGGTTGTGGAACACAACCGGCACAGAAATGGGCGAACATGTAATCATATCGTTGGCTGCCGCGCCACCTACCCGCGATGATGCACAGCAGGCGATTGACAAGTTTGAAATTCCAGCCGTGGTCAATACGACTCCGTTTTATAGCGATCCCGCGGATGTGACGGGCAAGAAGGAAGTTGGTCATACGGTTTTAAACATAGCCGGGAATAGTTTGAATGATGAGCAAGAGTTTACCAGCACCATTGCTGGGCTCGGATCGCTGAAGCATTTGCGATATGACAACCTCCAGCGTACGTTTGGGGAAAACATCGACGACGTGCTAGGACCCATCGGAGCTAATGGTCCAAATTCCGAACGGATGAAAGAATTGCTGGCTTCGGAAGGATGTGTTGTTATCACCCCAGCAGTGCTTCCGCCTGATGGCACCGAAGCGGCCAACTGGATTGACAACAGATGCCGACAACGCCAGACCGATGTTGTCGCTTCGATTGATTCGGACAGCCCGATTAAGGTGAAAACAGCGGAAACAATCATGGCAGTGGAAGAAAAGGCGCTAGCGAACCACTTAACACCTAGGATTGACAGCGAATCATCGCTTAATCTAAGTGTCCTAGTAGCAAACGAAGGGCACACTGATTTGACCACTAACGGGAAGAGCCCAACAAAACCGGTTGAAGCGAAAACCGATACATTGAACTCTTTAAATACACCTGACCATGACACAAGTAGCACTAAAGTGCCATCACCTGCCAAAGCAGCCAACACCCTTACTTCTGACTTGAATGGATCTTCAGTGGAAAGAGATGCCGCGGATGAGATCGCATCATCACAAGAGGTCA GTACATCCGATCAGTCAGAAACGATAGAACAAAGCAATGCAGACCTTTCGACGGCCACCCCAATCGGGTTCAAGGTCGACTTCGAAAATTTGCAGGACGCCAAATCGAAGTGTGAG TACAACTATCTGACAATACTGTCGCTCGAAGTGCACGTGAATACCCGTGGCGAATTGCGTCCCAATCCGAGCACTGACCCCATTGCGGCAATTTTCTACCGCATCCACAACGACGTTCCATCGGACCATCCGAAGGCTTCGTCCGTCTGTGGCATCATACTGAATCGTGCCCAGACGCAAAGCGAAGGTGCGAGTGCAGCGGATGATGGTGGTACGATGAGCTACAAGTACAATCAATCGGCACACGTGGCGGACGTCGTCGTAGTGTCCGGTGAGCACGAACTGTACGAAAAGTTTCTGCTGCTCATTTCCTTCTGGGATCCGGACATATTTACCGGGTACGAGATTGAAAGCGTATCCTGGGGCTACGTTATCGAGCGGGGCTACGCATTGGACATGAATCTAATGAAGAAGCTTTCGCGCGTTCCGTCCGCGGAGAAGGTGCACGTGTCGGAGGAGGAACAGCGGGAACTGTTGGAAATGCATGAGTATAGCGCGGGTTTGAAGATTCCGGGCCGCATACTGATGGACATCTGGCGCCTGATGCGACACGAGATTGCCCTGACGTCGTACACGTTTGAGAACGTAGCGTACCACGTGCTGCACCGGCGAGTTCCAAACCATTCCCACCGGCAGCTGTCCCGGCTGTGGAACAAACCATACAGCCGCTGGATTGTGCTGGAGTACTATCTAGAGCGGGTGAACGGGAACTTTGAGATACTCAACCAGCTCGATTTGATTGGCCGCACGGCGGAGCTGGCCAAACTGTTCGGCATACAGTTTTACGAGGTGTTGTCCCGCGGGTCACAGTTTCGCGTGGAAAGCATGATGTTGCGCATTGCAAAGCCGAAGAACTTTGTGTCCGTGTCGCCCAGCATCCATCAGCGGGCGCACATGCGCGCACCGGAGTACTTACCATTGATCCTCGAGCCGAACTCGCGCTTCTACGCCAATCCGATCATTGTGCTCGACTTCCAGAGTTTGTATCCGAGCATTATCATTGCCTACAACTACTGCTTTTCGACGTGCTTGGGCCGCATCGAGCACTTGGGAGA GGACACCTCGCCGTTTGAGTTTGGCGCTTCGCAGCTGCGCGTACCACCAAAGATGCTGCAAGCGTTGCTCGACAAGAATTTGGTTACGTTTTCGCCCTGCGGCATTGCGTTCGTGAAGAACCGCGTGCGGGAAGGGGTACTGCCACGGATGTTAAGCGAAATCCTTAACACCCGCCTGATGGTGAAGAAGTCGATGAAGCTCCACAAGGGCAACAGCATCCTGCAGCGTGTGCTCCACTCGCGCCAGCTCGGCTTGAAGCTGATCGCGAACGTGACGTACGGCTACACGGCGGCCAACTTTAGCGGCCGCATGCCGTGCGTCGAGGTTGGCGACAGTGTCGTTGCGAAGGGCCGGGAAACGCTCGAGCGTGCGATCAAACTGGTCGAGGGTACGGAACGCTGGGGTGCGAAGGTAGTGTACGGCGACACCGACTCGCTGTTTGTGCTCTGTCCGGGCAGGACCAAGCGGGAGGCGTTCAAAATAGGGGAGGAGATTGCCGAAGCAGTTACGCGAGAAAATCCACCCCCAGTCAAGCTGAAGCTGGAGAAAGTCTACCAACCATCGATACTGCAG ACGAAGAAACGCTACGTGGGATACATGTACGAATCGGCAGATCAGCAGGAACCCGTCTACGAAGCGAAGGGCATCGAAACGGTCCGCCGGGATGGGTGCCCGATTGTGGCGAAAATGCTCGAGAAGGTTTTGCGCATTCTGTTCGAAACTTGCGACGTGTCCAAGGTGAAACAGTACACCTGTCGACAGTTTACCAAAATTCTGGAGGGACGAGTCAACCTGCAGGAGTTCATCTTTGCCAAAGAGTTCCGGGGTGAGAACGGCTACAAGCCGGGTGCTTGTGTACCGGCGTTGGAACTGACGAG aaaatggaagcaaaccGATCCCCGGCGCGAACCGCGCCAGGGCCAACGGGTGCCGTACGTGATAATCAGTGGTCCACCGCTGGTCCCGCTAATTCGGCTCGTGCGCAGCCCGGACGAGGTGCTCTCGAACGCAGGGCTTAAAATAAACGCTAATTATTACATTTCGAAGGCGATCATTCCGCCCCTCAACCGTTGCCTGCTGCTGATCGGTGCGGATGTACACCAGTGGTACAACGAGCTGCCCCGCAAGACGCTCATGCTGCACAACACCGGTGGCGTACCGGTGGCGGACAGCAAGCTGCTGGCCATCGCCGATCAACAGGCGCATAAAAAAGTCACCATCTCGCAGTACTTCTCCACCACCAACTGCATCGTGGACTGTGGCAAACAGACGCAGCATGGCGTGTGTAAGGACTGCCGGCAGCAGCCGCAACGGGCGTTGGTGCACGTGATGAACAAAGTCAACAAGCTGGAACGGAAACTCGAGCTCACGGAAAAG ATGTGTCGATCGTGCTGCCAGCGTACGTTTGAAACGGGCTGCATTTCGCTGGACTGTCCGGTGGTTTTCTCGCTGAACCGACGGACCGTCGAGTTTAAACAAGTGCAGTACTATCGAGATCTTATTGAGCAGCTATTCTAG